The proteins below are encoded in one region of Sminthopsis crassicaudata isolate SCR6 chromosome 1, ASM4859323v1, whole genome shotgun sequence:
- the MACIR gene encoding macrophage immunometabolism regulator: MEVDINGDSRTTLSALPLPVSEVSSPGKAETEKPRCSSTPCSPMRRTVSGYQILHMDSNYLVGFTTGEELLKLAQKCSGSEENKGESMPTLRSKQLETGLARSSRLYKTRSRYYQPYEIPAVNGRRRRRMPSSGDKCTKALPFEPYKALHGPLPLCLLKGKRAHSKSLDYLNLDKMNIKEPADTEVLQYQLQHLTLRGDRMFARNNT; this comes from the coding sequence ATGGAAGTAGACATTAATGGAGACTCCAGAACTACCCTATCTGCCCTTCCTTTACCCGTGTCAGAGGTGAGTTCCCCAGGAAAAGCTGAAACAGAAAAGCCTCGGTGCTCTAGCACTCCCTGCTCACCAATGAGACGGACCGTGTCAGGTTATCAGATCCTTCATATGGATTCTAACTACTTGGTTGGCTTCACAACTGGTGAGGAGCTCTTAAAGTTAGCCCAGAAGTGCTCAGGAAGTGAAGAGAATAAGGGGGAATCCATGCCTACCTTGCGCTCCAAACAACTTGAAACAGGACTTGCACGTTCCTCTCGTTTATACAAAACCAGAAGTAGGTACTACCAGCCATATGAAATTCCTGCTGTTAATGGAAGGAGGCGAAGACGAATGCCCAGCTCAGGAGATAAGTGCACTAAGGCTTTACCTTTTGAACCTTACAAGGCTCTTCATGGCCCTTTACCTCTCTGTCTTCTCAAAGGTAAAAGGGCTCATTCAAAGTCACTGGACTACCTCAATCTAGATAAAATGAACATCAAGGAACCTGCCGACACTGAAGTACTGCAGTATCAACTTCAGCATCTGACCCTCCGAGGGGACCGTATGTTTGCTAGGAACAACACATGA